From one Lotus japonicus ecotype B-129 chromosome 3, LjGifu_v1.2 genomic stretch:
- the LOC130745708 gene encoding protein HEADING DATE REPRESSOR 1 isoform X2 — MLSLLSQPLDLTGNPEGDQNCNLLTTASGRNLEVSVDTAKTPPTKQEDTPPPNVEMQDASAVTELELSERRKALFEPLEPIKNINGRRPSAESLLPPPDFDAANYPKGWLIGKKRKLVNVDVVESMRRIAIQEMNRKDREIDGLNEQLDEDSRCLEHLQIQLVEERSKRARVERDNAMLQEQVNMLMNMLQETEPMGDEDQDQEEP; from the exons ATGCTTTCTCTCCTGTCTCAACCCCTAGATTTGACTGGAAATCCAGAAGGAGATCAG AATTGTAACTTGTTAACCACAGCTAGCGGGAGGAACTTAGAGGTATCGGTAGACACTGCTAAAACACCACCCACCAAGCAGGAAGATACTCCTCCTCCTAATGTGGAGATGCAGGACGCATCAGCGGTTACTGAGCTTGAGCTTTCTGAGCGTCGAAAGGCCTTGTTTGAACCATTAGAACCTATAAAGAACATCAATGGCCGACGACCCTCTGCTGAGTCTCTGCTTCCTCCCCCTGATTTTGACGCCGCAAACTATCCAAAGGGATGGCTCATCGGAAAGAAGCGAAAGCTTGTCAATGTGGATGTCGTTGAAAGCATGCGAAGGATTGCCATCCAAGAAATGAACAGAAAG GACAGGGAAATTGACGGGCTAAATGAACAACTTGATGAGGATTCACGATGCCTTGAGCACTTGCAAATCCAGCTTGTGGAAGAACGAAGCAAACGTGCTCGAGTGGAAAGAGATAATGCAATGCTGCAAGAGCAAGTGAACATGCTTATGAACATGTTACAAGAAACTGAGCCAATGGGAGATGAAgatcaagaccaagaagaaccTTAA
- the LOC130745708 gene encoding protein HEADING DATE REPRESSOR 1 isoform X1 yields MEIRGRDRKMVMDDALNAFSPVSTPRFDWKSRRRSASGRNLEVSVDTAKTPPTKQEDTPPPNVEMQDASAVTELELSERRKALFEPLEPIKNINGRRPSAESLLPPPDFDAANYPKGWLIGKKRKLVNVDVVESMRRIAIQEMNRKDREIDGLNEQLDEDSRCLEHLQIQLVEERSKRARVERDNAMLQEQVNMLMNMLQETEPMGDEDQDQEEP; encoded by the exons ATGGAAATTCGTGGTAGAGACAGGAAAATGGTTATGGATGATGCTTTGAATGCTTTCTCTCCTGTCTCAACCCCTAGATTTGACTGGAAATCCAGAAGGAGATCAG CTAGCGGGAGGAACTTAGAGGTATCGGTAGACACTGCTAAAACACCACCCACCAAGCAGGAAGATACTCCTCCTCCTAATGTGGAGATGCAGGACGCATCAGCGGTTACTGAGCTTGAGCTTTCTGAGCGTCGAAAGGCCTTGTTTGAACCATTAGAACCTATAAAGAACATCAATGGCCGACGACCCTCTGCTGAGTCTCTGCTTCCTCCCCCTGATTTTGACGCCGCAAACTATCCAAAGGGATGGCTCATCGGAAAGAAGCGAAAGCTTGTCAATGTGGATGTCGTTGAAAGCATGCGAAGGATTGCCATCCAAGAAATGAACAGAAAG GACAGGGAAATTGACGGGCTAAATGAACAACTTGATGAGGATTCACGATGCCTTGAGCACTTGCAAATCCAGCTTGTGGAAGAACGAAGCAAACGTGCTCGAGTGGAAAGAGATAATGCAATGCTGCAAGAGCAAGTGAACATGCTTATGAACATGTTACAAGAAACTGAGCCAATGGGAGATGAAgatcaagaccaagaagaaccTTAA